From a region of the Halomicrobium mukohataei DSM 12286 genome:
- a CDS encoding FAD-binding domain-containing protein codes for MSDGPTAVTPDADDVPTTTDGCVVWHRRNLRTTDHGALSYAGEEYDTVLPLFVFDPQFYGNDGLACDARLLLLHESVESLRRLYEAVGGTLSYAHGDPLSVLSALAAAGWDIVATADPTARYGRQRDDRAAAHCDVRFVDSDGLVRDQAWPRAGWSDRVEAWFESSPHSWDPADVSFASLPGTVSVADIERTYDVHAAKTTVPPGGRAAGARRLRQFVADIEQYPGNISAPTDARTGTSGLSPHLRFGSLSVREVYRYVMDNAPPCTGREMFVSRLYWNKHYHQKLEDWSGWTTTAVNPAMRGCRAESHDPELVTAWKRGTTGFPMVDASMRCLVETGWLNFRMRAMCASVFADLFQQPWQIGADFYHYHLIDADPAINYTQWQSQAGTVGTNLMRIYNPIKQVRDNDPDGTFVSTYVPELAPLPAEYLPRPEKTPLHVQEACGVEIGTDYPYPVVEYEAARQRAIERYERLEPAARQALQEPAVARRASLSSQSRPPDGSDDTSTVTEAGPQQRGLDAYTETDKE; via the coding sequence ATGAGCGACGGGCCGACAGCGGTGACACCCGACGCCGACGACGTGCCGACGACGACGGACGGCTGTGTCGTCTGGCACCGCCGCAATCTCCGGACGACCGACCACGGCGCGCTCTCGTACGCGGGCGAGGAGTACGACACCGTCTTGCCGCTGTTCGTCTTCGACCCGCAGTTCTACGGTAACGACGGACTCGCCTGTGACGCCAGACTCCTCCTCCTCCACGAGTCCGTCGAGAGTCTCCGGCGACTGTACGAGGCTGTCGGGGGAACGCTCAGCTACGCCCACGGTGATCCGCTGTCGGTGCTCTCGGCTCTGGCAGCGGCCGGCTGGGACATCGTCGCGACGGCCGACCCGACCGCACGCTACGGGCGTCAGCGAGACGACCGGGCCGCGGCACACTGTGACGTGCGCTTCGTCGACAGTGACGGGCTGGTTCGAGACCAGGCGTGGCCGCGTGCGGGGTGGAGCGACCGCGTCGAGGCGTGGTTCGAGTCGTCGCCCCACTCCTGGGACCCGGCCGACGTTTCGTTCGCCTCGCTGCCGGGGACGGTGTCCGTCGCCGATATCGAGCGTACGTACGACGTACACGCGGCGAAGACGACGGTCCCACCCGGCGGCCGAGCGGCGGGGGCCAGACGACTCCGACAGTTCGTCGCAGACATCGAGCAGTATCCCGGCAACATCTCCGCGCCGACAGACGCACGGACCGGTACCAGCGGGCTCTCGCCGCACCTCCGGTTCGGATCGCTGTCGGTACGGGAAGTCTACCGGTACGTGATGGACAACGCACCGCCGTGTACCGGCCGCGAGATGTTCGTCTCCAGGCTCTACTGGAACAAACACTACCACCAGAAACTGGAAGACTGGAGCGGCTGGACGACGACGGCGGTCAACCCCGCAATGCGAGGGTGTCGGGCGGAGTCACACGACCCCGAGCTGGTGACTGCCTGGAAGCGGGGGACCACCGGCTTTCCCATGGTCGACGCGTCCATGCGGTGTCTCGTCGAGACCGGGTGGCTCAACTTCCGGATGCGAGCGATGTGTGCGAGCGTCTTCGCCGACCTGTTCCAGCAGCCCTGGCAGATCGGCGCGGACTTCTATCACTACCACCTGATCGACGCCGATCCGGCGATAAACTACACCCAGTGGCAGTCACAGGCCGGTACGGTCGGAACGAACCTCATGCGCATCTACAACCCGATCAAACAGGTGCGTGACAACGATCCCGACGGCACGTTCGTCTCGACGTACGTCCCGGAACTGGCTCCTCTCCCGGCCGAGTACCTGCCACGCCCCGAAAAGACACCGCTCCACGTTCAGGAAGCGTGTGGCGTCGAGATCGGCACGGACTATCCGTACCCCGTCGTCGAGTACGAGGCAGCCAGACAGCGTGCGATCGAGCGCTACGAACGTCTCGAACCGGCCGCCCGCCAGGCCCTCCAAGAG